A portion of the Pectobacterium brasiliense genome contains these proteins:
- a CDS encoding YkgJ family cysteine cluster protein: protein MDCRPHCGACCTAPSISTPMPGLPHGKPANTPCIHLDEAMRCGLFHSPLRPEVCAGLKPRADMCFSHRDEAMIYLLKLEADTAP from the coding sequence ATGGACTGTCGCCCCCATTGCGGTGCCTGTTGTACCGCACCATCGATTTCAACGCCGATGCCGGGTCTGCCGCATGGCAAGCCTGCAAACACACCCTGTATCCATCTCGATGAGGCGATGCGCTGCGGGCTGTTCCATTCTCCACTGCGGCCTGAGGTTTGCGCGGGGCTAAAGCCGCGCGCGGATATGTGTTTCAGCCATCGTGATGAGGCGATGATTTACCTGCTGAAACTGGAGGCCGACACCGCTCCTTAA
- the mepS gene encoding bifunctional murein DD-endopeptidase/murein LD-carboxypeptidase, whose translation MVKSQPILRYIWRAVPAVAVAMMLSACGSNSAYNSKAQTDMHAVNDKDGLLLQASQDEFEALVRNVDIKSKLLNQYASWKGVRYRLGGDSRRGIDCSAFVQRTFREQFGMDLPRSTYEQQEMGQQIQRSKLRVGDLVLFRAGSTGRHVGIYLGNDQFVHASTSSGVIISKMTEDYWNKRYQEGRRVLSKGKTS comes from the coding sequence ATGGTCAAGTCTCAACCGATTCTGAGATATATCTGGCGGGCAGTGCCTGCCGTTGCGGTAGCAATGATGCTCTCCGCATGTGGAAGTAATAGTGCATACAACAGTAAAGCTCAAACTGATATGCATGCAGTTAATGACAAAGATGGTCTTTTACTGCAAGCCTCTCAGGATGAATTTGAAGCACTGGTTCGTAACGTGGACATCAAGTCTAAGTTGCTTAACCAATATGCCAGTTGGAAAGGTGTTCGTTACCGTTTAGGCGGTGATAGTCGCCGTGGCATTGACTGCTCAGCTTTCGTTCAGCGCACGTTCCGCGAACAGTTTGGTATGGATTTACCGCGTTCAACCTATGAACAGCAAGAGATGGGCCAGCAAATTCAGCGTAGTAAACTGCGCGTTGGCGATCTTGTTCTGTTCCGTGCAGGTTCGACCGGTCGCCACGTTGGCATTTATCTCGGCAACGATCAGTTCGTCCACGCGTCAACCAGCAGTGGTGTCATTATTTCTAAAATGACAGAAGACTACTGGAATAAGCGTTATCAGGAAGGACGCCGTGTCCTGAGCAAAGGAAAAACCAGCTAA
- the nfo gene encoding deoxyribonuclease IV — translation MKYIGAHVSASGGVDQAVIRAHEIKATAFALFTKNQRQWQAAPLSAEVIDRFKAACEQYAYTSAQILPHDSYLINLGHPDAEALEKSRIAFIDEMSRCQQLGLSLLNFHPGSHLKQIEEADCLARIAESINIALAETDGVTAVIENTAGQGSNLGFRFEHLAAIIDGVEDKSRVGVCIDTCHAFAGGYDLRTEADCEATFAEFDRIVGFHYLRGMHLNDAKSTFASRVDRHHSLGEGNIGKTAFSYIMKDARFDGIPMILETINPDIWADEIAWLKSEAQR, via the coding sequence ATGAAATACATCGGGGCGCACGTTAGCGCATCTGGCGGGGTCGATCAGGCTGTGATTCGCGCGCATGAGATAAAGGCGACGGCTTTCGCATTATTTACTAAGAACCAGCGCCAATGGCAGGCTGCACCGCTCAGCGCCGAGGTCATCGACCGTTTTAAAGCCGCCTGTGAGCAATACGCGTATACGTCAGCACAGATTCTGCCCCACGATAGCTATTTGATTAATCTGGGTCACCCGGACGCCGAGGCGCTGGAGAAGTCACGCATCGCGTTTATTGATGAAATGTCCCGTTGCCAACAGCTTGGGCTAAGCCTCCTGAATTTTCATCCCGGCAGCCATCTAAAGCAGATCGAGGAAGCTGACTGTCTGGCACGTATCGCCGAGTCCATCAACATCGCGCTGGCGGAAACGGACGGCGTCACCGCGGTGATTGAAAACACCGCCGGGCAAGGCAGTAATTTGGGTTTCCGCTTTGAGCATCTGGCGGCCATCATCGATGGCGTAGAAGATAAAAGCCGCGTCGGCGTCTGTATTGATACCTGTCACGCCTTCGCTGGCGGCTACGATCTGCGGACAGAAGCCGATTGTGAAGCCACTTTCGCTGAATTCGATCGCATCGTTGGATTTCACTATCTGCGCGGTATGCATTTGAATGATGCCAAAAGCACGTTCGCCAGCCGCGTTGACCGACACCATAGTCTGGGAGAAGGCAATATCGGCAAAACCGCTTTCAGCTATATCATGAAAGATGCCCGCTTTGACGGCATTCCGATGATTCTGGAAACGATCAACCCCGATATCTGGGCCGACGAAATCGCCTGGCTCAAGTCTGAAGCACAGCGCTAA
- the fruB gene encoding fused PTS fructose transporter subunit IIA/HPr protein yields the protein MFQLSQQDIHLGAAASNKQEAIQLVASALTDAGCVNAGYVDGMLQREQQTSTYLGSGIAIPHGTTDTRDLVLKTGVQVFQFPQGISWGEDQTAYVVLGIAARSDEHLALLRQLTHVLSDDRVAARLASTTSAEELRSLLMGEQQLAEFRFDTSLIALDVATDNLLTLQALNAGRLQQIGAADASFVSTAVSSKPLNLGQGVWFSDSAVGNLSSAAAVARPATPFSVDGENVALLVTVAAADDQAFAPIDYLSNLLIAQKAERLLTADAPTLLALLTSDVPEESEVLTAEFTIRNEHGLHARPGTMLVNVIKQFSSDITVTNLDGTGKPANGRSLMKVVALGVKKGHKLRFTASGSDAEQALAAIGDAITSGLGEGAA from the coding sequence ATGTTCCAGTTGTCACAGCAAGATATTCATTTGGGCGCAGCGGCCAGTAATAAGCAGGAAGCTATCCAGCTTGTTGCTTCAGCACTGACCGATGCCGGGTGCGTTAACGCAGGGTATGTCGACGGCATGCTACAGCGCGAACAGCAAACATCCACCTATTTGGGAAGCGGCATTGCTATCCCTCACGGCACCACCGATACCCGCGATCTGGTATTGAAGACCGGGGTTCAAGTATTTCAATTTCCTCAGGGTATTTCCTGGGGTGAAGATCAAACCGCCTACGTGGTATTGGGGATTGCAGCCCGTTCTGATGAACACCTTGCGTTGCTGCGTCAGCTGACCCACGTTCTGAGCGACGACCGCGTGGCGGCACGTTTGGCAAGCACAACGTCAGCAGAAGAACTGCGTAGCCTGCTGATGGGCGAGCAGCAACTGGCAGAGTTCCGCTTTGATACCTCGCTGATTGCGCTGGATGTGGCGACCGATAATCTATTGACGCTTCAGGCGCTGAACGCCGGTCGTCTTCAGCAGATCGGTGCAGCAGACGCCAGTTTCGTCAGCACCGCAGTCAGCAGCAAGCCTCTGAATCTGGGGCAAGGTGTGTGGTTCAGCGATAGCGCTGTCGGTAACCTCAGCAGCGCGGCTGCGGTGGCACGTCCGGCTACGCCTTTCAGCGTGGACGGCGAAAACGTGGCTTTACTGGTGACGGTAGCCGCGGCTGACGATCAGGCTTTTGCCCCGATCGATTATCTGAGCAACCTGCTGATTGCGCAAAAAGCGGAACGTCTGCTGACGGCTGACGCACCGACGCTGCTGGCACTCTTGACCAGCGACGTACCGGAAGAAAGCGAAGTGCTGACGGCAGAATTCACCATTCGCAACGAACACGGTTTGCATGCGCGTCCGGGAACGATGCTGGTGAACGTAATCAAGCAATTCAGCAGTGACATTACCGTCACCAATCTGGATGGCACAGGCAAACCGGCAAATGGCCGCAGCCTGATGAAGGTTGTCGCGCTGGGCGTGAAGAAAGGTCACAAACTGCGTTTCACCGCGAGCGGTAGTGATGCAGAACAAGCACTTGCCGCTATTGGCGACGCGATTACGTCTGGTTTGGGCGAGGGGGCAGCATGA
- a CDS encoding CobW family GTP-binding protein, whose amino-acid sequence MLTKVNLITGFLGSGKTTTIRHLLSQKPEDEVWAVLVNEFGEVGIDGALLADSGAVLKEIPGGCMCCVNGLPMQVGLNMLLQQKKPHRLLIEPTGLGHPKQILSLLTSDIYQPWLTLQATLCLLDARQLSETRYTENENFRDQLAAADMIIANKRDTYTADDLAALQQWQQASGDGRQIIEASQGNVDWQLLDQPRPPSSQERIRELPDGAHHHAHQPKNGLAALQLPGGQPWRRSLNQGQGYHACGWIFAPETAFDTAALLDWVRLSPVSRVKGVMRIKEGTLVVNRQGHDLHIETRSAAPIDSRIEVINETPAEWNTLQASLLKARLANVD is encoded by the coding sequence ATGCTAACGAAAGTCAATTTGATCACAGGGTTTCTCGGTAGTGGAAAAACCACCACGATTCGTCATCTTCTTTCGCAAAAGCCTGAAGACGAAGTCTGGGCGGTACTGGTCAATGAATTCGGCGAAGTGGGTATTGACGGTGCGCTACTGGCGGACAGCGGTGCGGTGTTGAAAGAGATTCCCGGCGGCTGCATGTGCTGCGTAAACGGCTTGCCGATGCAGGTTGGCCTGAATATGCTGCTGCAACAGAAGAAGCCCCATCGGCTGCTCATCGAACCTACGGGGCTCGGCCACCCGAAACAAATTCTCTCCTTGCTGACAAGTGATATCTATCAGCCCTGGCTGACATTACAGGCGACGCTATGTCTGCTGGATGCTCGCCAGTTAAGTGAAACGCGTTACACGGAAAATGAGAACTTCCGCGATCAGCTTGCCGCCGCGGATATGATTATCGCTAACAAGCGTGATACTTATACCGCCGACGATCTCGCGGCCTTGCAGCAGTGGCAGCAGGCAAGCGGCGATGGTCGACAAATTATCGAGGCTAGTCAGGGAAATGTTGACTGGCAGTTGCTCGACCAACCGCGTCCCCCTTCATCGCAAGAACGTATACGCGAACTTCCAGATGGTGCACATCACCATGCGCATCAGCCAAAAAATGGCCTGGCCGCGCTGCAATTACCGGGTGGGCAACCCTGGCGACGCTCTCTCAATCAGGGACAGGGCTACCACGCCTGTGGCTGGATATTCGCACCTGAAACCGCTTTTGATACCGCTGCCCTGCTGGACTGGGTCCGCCTTTCTCCCGTGAGTCGGGTTAAAGGGGTGATGCGTATAAAGGAAGGGACGCTCGTCGTGAACCGTCAGGGACACGATCTGCATATAGAAACCCGCTCGGCGGCACCGATTGATAGCCGTATCGAAGTCATTAATGAAACACCCGCAGAATGGAATACGTTACAAGCCTCGTTGTTAAAGGCTCGTTTAGCTAACGTAGACTAA
- the setB gene encoding sugar efflux transporter SetB → MFTPANTTRRPLDLTSSAFLVIAFLTGTAGALQLPTLSLFLSSEVQARPFLVGMFYTGSAVIGIVVSQMLATRSDRQGDRKSLIFVCCLLGALACMLFAWNRNYFILLFIGVLLSSFGSTANPQLFALAREHADKTGREAAMFSSILRAQISLAWVVGPPIAFALALGFGFTTMYLTAAVVFILCGILVKLFLPSMPKAVEKTTSTLESPRRNRRDTLLLFIACTLMWTCNGIYLINMPLYLVHELHLPEKLAGIMMGVAAGLEIPVMLIAGYVAKRFGKRFLMRLAVASGLLFFGGLLVLDGEIALLALQALNAIFIGILAGIGMLYFQDLMPGQAGAATTLFTNTTRVGWIISGSLAGIVAEIWNYHAVFFFALLMIAGSIYCMWRIKDA, encoded by the coding sequence ATGTTCACTCCTGCAAACACAACGCGACGTCCGCTCGACCTGACATCGTCAGCATTTCTAGTTATTGCCTTCCTGACCGGAACGGCCGGTGCCCTGCAACTTCCTACGCTTAGCCTCTTTCTTTCCAGCGAAGTACAAGCTCGTCCTTTCCTGGTGGGGATGTTTTATACCGGTAGCGCAGTTATCGGGATTGTCGTCAGCCAAATGCTGGCCACGCGCTCGGATCGTCAGGGCGATCGCAAATCGCTGATCTTCGTCTGCTGCTTACTGGGCGCACTCGCCTGCATGCTGTTTGCATGGAACCGTAACTACTTTATTCTGCTCTTTATCGGCGTGTTGCTGAGCAGCTTTGGCTCGACCGCGAACCCACAGCTTTTTGCGCTGGCGCGGGAGCATGCGGATAAAACCGGGCGTGAAGCGGCGATGTTCAGCTCCATCCTCCGCGCACAAATTTCTCTCGCCTGGGTTGTCGGCCCGCCTATCGCCTTTGCGTTAGCACTGGGATTCGGCTTCACGACGATGTACCTGACCGCTGCGGTCGTCTTTATCTTGTGCGGCATTCTGGTCAAACTCTTTCTGCCTTCCATGCCCAAAGCCGTGGAAAAGACCACTTCCACACTGGAATCACCGCGCCGCAACCGCCGGGACACGCTCTTGCTATTCATAGCCTGTACCTTGATGTGGACCTGCAACGGCATTTACCTGATTAATATGCCGCTGTATCTGGTGCATGAGCTGCATCTGCCGGAAAAGCTGGCCGGTATCATGATGGGCGTTGCCGCCGGGCTGGAAATTCCGGTGATGCTGATTGCTGGCTATGTTGCCAAACGCTTCGGTAAACGCTTCCTGATGCGGCTTGCGGTTGCTTCCGGTTTGCTGTTCTTCGGCGGCTTGCTGGTTCTTGATGGCGAAATAGCACTGCTGGCGTTACAAGCATTGAACGCTATTTTCATCGGTATTCTGGCAGGGATCGGCATGCTTTACTTTCAGGACTTGATGCCCGGACAGGCAGGAGCGGCAACCACGCTATTTACCAATACCACGCGCGTTGGCTGGATCATTTCTGGTTCACTGGCAGGGATTGTTGCTGAAATCTGGAACTATCACGCCGTCTTCTTCTTCGCGCTGCTGATGATCGCTGGCTCTATCTATTGTATGTGGCGCATCAAAGACGCCTGA
- the yeiP gene encoding elongation factor P-like protein YeiP — protein sequence MARANEIKRGMVVNYNDKLLLVKDIDVQSPSARGASTLYKMRFSDVRTGLKVEERFKGDDIIDTITLTRRTVTFSYIDGDEYVFMDDEDYTPYLFKKDQIEEELLFIPEGGMPGIQVLSWDGQIIALELPQTVDLEIVETAPGIKGASASSRNKPATMSTGLVIPVPEYLSAGEKIRIHIPERRYMGRAD from the coding sequence ATGGCAAGAGCGAACGAAATTAAACGCGGAATGGTCGTTAACTATAACGACAAGTTATTGCTGGTAAAGGACATCGACGTCCAGAGTCCCAGCGCCCGCGGTGCCAGCACGCTGTACAAAATGCGTTTTTCTGATGTCCGCACGGGTTTGAAAGTGGAAGAGCGTTTTAAAGGCGATGACATTATCGATACCATAACGCTGACGCGCCGCACGGTGACTTTCTCCTATATTGACGGCGACGAGTACGTCTTCATGGATGATGAGGACTACACCCCTTACCTCTTCAAAAAAGATCAAATAGAAGAAGAGCTGCTGTTTATCCCTGAAGGCGGTATGCCGGGGATTCAGGTATTGAGCTGGGACGGGCAAATCATCGCGCTGGAGCTGCCACAAACGGTCGATCTGGAAATTGTTGAGACGGCACCGGGCATTAAAGGTGCCTCCGCCAGTTCACGCAACAAACCTGCGACCATGAGCACCGGTCTGGTTATCCCCGTTCCAGAATATCTGAGCGCGGGTGAAAAGATCCGTATTCATATTCCAGAACGTCGCTACATGGGTCGCGCAGACTAA
- the fruA gene encoding PTS fructose transporter subunit IIBC: protein MKTLLILDKSLGLARSQLVKNLLGAAAAKAGVTFTEQVNDAELAIVLGASAAADSALNGKRVYVGDIELAVSRPEAFLAKAQAEATVYQAAASAPVQQPAAAKRIVAITACPTGVAHTFMAAEAIESEAKKRGWWVKVETRGSVGAGNAITPEEVEQADLVIVAADIEVDLAKFAGKKMYRTSTGLALKKTAQELDKAQAEAKVYQPSGQASAASASESGQKGGAGPYRHLLTGVSYMLPMVVAGGLCIALSFVFGIEAFKQEGTLAAALMKIGGGSAFALMVPVLAGYIAFSIADRPGLTPGLVGGMLAVSTGAGFLGGIIAGFLAGYIARAINNKLILPQSLTALKPILIIPLFATLITGLIMIYVVGTPVAKILTGLTGWLQSMGTANAVILGAILGAMMCTDMGGPVNKVAYVFGTTLLSSQIYAPMAAVMAAGMVPPLAMGLATVLASKKFNPSEREGGKAAFVLGLCFISEGAIPYAARDPMRVLPCCIIGGALTGALSMAVGAKLMAPHGGLFVLLIPGAITPVIGYLLAIIAGTVVAGVLYALLKRSDEQLAKVA, encoded by the coding sequence ATGAAAACGCTGCTGATTTTGGATAAATCACTGGGCCTGGCGAGAAGCCAACTGGTGAAGAACCTACTCGGCGCTGCCGCTGCGAAAGCAGGGGTGACGTTTACAGAACAGGTTAACGACGCTGAACTGGCGATCGTTCTGGGTGCATCCGCTGCGGCGGACAGCGCACTGAATGGCAAGCGAGTTTATGTCGGTGACATCGAACTGGCAGTTTCGCGGCCGGAAGCCTTTTTAGCGAAAGCGCAGGCTGAAGCCACGGTCTATCAGGCCGCAGCGTCAGCGCCTGTTCAGCAGCCCGCTGCTGCCAAGCGTATTGTGGCGATAACGGCGTGCCCGACGGGCGTCGCGCACACGTTTATGGCGGCAGAAGCGATTGAAAGCGAAGCGAAAAAACGCGGCTGGTGGGTCAAAGTGGAAACACGCGGCTCTGTTGGCGCGGGCAACGCGATTACTCCTGAAGAAGTTGAACAGGCCGATCTGGTGATCGTGGCTGCGGACATTGAAGTCGATCTGGCGAAATTCGCTGGTAAGAAGATGTATCGCACGTCGACCGGGCTGGCACTGAAGAAGACGGCGCAGGAGTTAGATAAAGCGCAGGCTGAAGCGAAAGTGTACCAGCCGTCCGGGCAGGCCAGCGCGGCAAGCGCGAGCGAGTCTGGTCAGAAGGGCGGAGCAGGCCCGTATCGTCACCTGTTGACCGGCGTGTCTTACATGCTGCCGATGGTTGTGGCAGGCGGTTTGTGTATCGCACTGTCGTTTGTCTTTGGTATTGAAGCCTTTAAACAGGAAGGTACGCTGGCAGCAGCGCTGATGAAGATCGGCGGCGGTTCTGCCTTTGCGCTGATGGTGCCAGTATTGGCGGGCTATATCGCGTTCTCCATTGCGGATCGTCCGGGCTTAACGCCAGGTCTGGTTGGCGGGATGTTGGCAGTGAGTACAGGAGCAGGCTTCCTCGGTGGGATCATTGCCGGTTTCTTGGCGGGTTATATTGCCAGAGCGATCAACAATAAACTGATTCTGCCGCAAAGTTTGACTGCGCTAAAACCGATCCTGATCATTCCGCTGTTCGCTACGTTGATCACCGGCCTTATCATGATTTACGTCGTTGGCACGCCAGTGGCGAAAATCCTGACTGGCCTGACCGGCTGGCTGCAATCCATGGGCACGGCGAATGCGGTGATTCTGGGCGCGATCCTGGGTGCGATGATGTGTACGGATATGGGGGGACCAGTTAACAAGGTCGCTTACGTCTTCGGTACTACCTTGCTCAGTAGCCAGATTTACGCGCCGATGGCCGCCGTCATGGCAGCCGGTATGGTGCCACCGTTGGCAATGGGTCTGGCAACCGTACTGGCAAGCAAAAAATTCAACCCGAGCGAGCGTGAAGGGGGCAAAGCGGCGTTTGTACTCGGCCTGTGCTTTATCTCCGAAGGGGCGATTCCTTACGCGGCGCGTGACCCGATGCGCGTTCTGCCTTGCTGCATCATCGGTGGAGCACTGACTGGTGCGCTTTCAATGGCGGTGGGCGCTAAGTTGATGGCACCACACGGCGGTCTGTTCGTGCTGTTGATTCCTGGCGCGATTACCCCGGTTATCGGCTACCTGTTAGCGATCATTGCGGGAACCGTCGTCGCTGGCGTGCTGTACGCACTGCTGAAACGCTCTGATGAACAGCTGGCGAAAGTTGCCTAA
- a CDS encoding phosphatase PAP2 family protein has protein sequence MSFARFSSILVLNVLGIGLFLSWYLPENHGFWLTIDSHIFFYFNRLLVDSPTFLHLVAITNNRAFDGCALVAMGLLYLSFYLKATSTERRRLLILGFIMLLTAVVLNQAGHLLPVQHASPTLYFSDVNRVSDLTGIPTKDASSDSFPGDHGMMLMIFAAFMLRYFTRTAFAIGLAIMVIFSLPRIMIGAHWFTDIAVGSLSVVLVGLSWWLLTPASDAAIALLNRLLPKKSTV, from the coding sequence ATGTCATTTGCCCGTTTTTCTTCTATTTTAGTGCTCAATGTGTTGGGCATCGGTCTGTTTTTATCCTGGTATCTACCGGAAAATCATGGTTTTTGGCTCACGATCGACAGCCATATCTTTTTCTATTTCAATCGTCTCTTGGTTGATAGCCCGACGTTTTTACATCTGGTTGCCATTACCAATAACCGCGCTTTTGACGGCTGTGCGCTCGTTGCGATGGGATTGCTGTATCTGTCGTTTTATCTAAAAGCGACGTCCACAGAGCGTCGCCGTTTGTTGATCCTCGGTTTTATCATGCTGTTAACTGCCGTCGTGCTGAACCAGGCAGGACATTTATTACCGGTGCAACACGCCAGCCCAACGCTCTATTTTAGTGACGTCAACCGCGTTTCCGACTTAACCGGTATTCCGACCAAAGATGCTTCATCGGACAGCTTCCCCGGCGACCACGGCATGATGTTGATGATCTTTGCTGCTTTTATGCTGCGCTATTTTACCCGTACCGCTTTCGCTATCGGTCTGGCCATCATGGTGATTTTCTCATTGCCTCGCATCATGATTGGTGCACATTGGTTTACCGATATTGCAGTCGGTTCTCTGTCGGTTGTTCTGGTCGGACTAAGCTGGTGGTTATTAACGCCAGCAAGCGATGCTGCTATTGCCCTGTTAAATCGGCTATTGCCTAAAAAATCGACAGTATAA
- the fruK gene encoding 1-phosphofructokinase, with translation MSRRVATITLNPAYDLVGYCPEVEKGEVNLVQTAGLHAAGKGINVAKVLKDLGIDVTVGGFLGKDNQDGFQQLFSELGIANRFQVVPGRTRINVKLTEKDGDVTDFNFSGFEVTQQDWQRFVNDSLSWLGQFDMVAVSGSLPAGVDPDAFTDWMSRLRTQCPCIIFDSSREALVAGLKASPWLVKPNRRELEIWAGRKLPTLADVVDAAHALREQGIAHVVISLGAEGALWVNASGAWLAKPPACDVVSTVGAGDSMVGGLIYGLLMRESSEHTLRLATAVSALAVSQSNVGITDRPQLAAMMARVDLKPFN, from the coding sequence ATGAGCAGGAGAGTAGCCACAATCACCCTGAATCCAGCTTATGACCTGGTTGGCTATTGCCCGGAAGTTGAGAAAGGCGAAGTCAATCTGGTTCAGACAGCAGGTCTGCACGCCGCAGGCAAAGGTATTAACGTTGCCAAGGTGCTGAAAGATCTCGGGATTGATGTCACGGTAGGTGGCTTTCTGGGTAAAGACAATCAGGATGGTTTTCAGCAATTGTTCAGCGAACTGGGCATTGCCAACCGTTTCCAGGTTGTGCCAGGACGTACGCGTATTAACGTCAAATTAACCGAAAAAGATGGCGACGTAACCGACTTCAACTTTTCCGGTTTTGAAGTGACCCAGCAGGACTGGCAGCGTTTCGTCAATGACTCGCTGAGCTGGCTGGGGCAGTTCGACATGGTCGCGGTGAGCGGCAGTCTGCCTGCTGGCGTCGATCCTGATGCCTTTACCGACTGGATGTCACGTCTGCGTACGCAGTGTCCTTGCATTATTTTCGACAGCAGCCGTGAAGCGCTGGTGGCGGGACTGAAAGCCTCTCCTTGGTTGGTGAAACCAAACCGCCGGGAGCTGGAGATATGGGCTGGGCGTAAATTACCTACGCTGGCTGATGTGGTGGATGCTGCCCACGCGCTGCGTGAGCAGGGTATCGCGCATGTTGTGATCTCACTGGGTGCGGAAGGCGCACTGTGGGTGAATGCATCGGGTGCATGGCTGGCAAAACCACCGGCTTGTGATGTGGTAAGTACGGTAGGTGCGGGCGACTCCATGGTTGGGGGGTTGATTTATGGCTTATTAATGCGTGAGTCCAGTGAGCACACTCTGCGTTTGGCTACGGCGGTTTCAGCGCTGGCTGTCAGCCAAAGCAATGTTGGTATTACCGATCGTCCTCAGTTGGCCGCAATGATGGCGCGTGTCGACCTCAAACCCTTTAACTGA
- a CDS encoding YeiH family protein, whose product MTFLLLWLANIPKIAHWGPGSLTLAILIGIVLGNSVYPRLHPLCDPGVQWAKQHLLRWGIILYGFRLSFQQVAAVGFTGVAVDLTVVTLTFLLACWIGKRWLKLDNQTMMLIGAGSSICGAAAIMATAPVVKASSNAIAVSVSTVVIFGTTAMFLYPWLYQLNLEHHWIDVTPQIVGLYFGSTIHEVAQVVAAGHAVDGATENIAVISKMLRVMMLAPFLLILGFYLQKTTQKSDAEDAIPLMFPWFALGFIAVAAFNSFQLLSPALVTQLVQLDNVLLTMAMVALGLTTRFSAIRQAGAKPLLLALVLFLWLVVGGAGINLFFEHLFS is encoded by the coding sequence ATGACTTTTTTGCTCCTCTGGCTGGCAAATATTCCGAAAATCGCCCACTGGGGACCGGGTTCGCTCACATTGGCGATCCTGATTGGGATCGTGCTCGGGAATAGCGTTTATCCGCGTCTTCATCCGCTGTGTGATCCGGGCGTGCAGTGGGCCAAACAGCATTTACTCCGCTGGGGCATCATACTTTATGGTTTTCGCCTCAGCTTTCAGCAGGTTGCTGCCGTTGGCTTTACCGGTGTCGCGGTCGATCTTACCGTCGTCACGCTGACGTTTTTACTCGCCTGCTGGATAGGCAAGCGCTGGCTGAAACTCGACAATCAAACCATGATGCTCATCGGTGCTGGCAGCAGCATCTGCGGTGCGGCGGCGATCATGGCAACCGCACCGGTTGTCAAAGCGTCCAGTAATGCGATTGCCGTCTCCGTTTCCACCGTGGTGATTTTCGGTACGACGGCGATGTTTTTGTATCCGTGGCTCTATCAGCTCAATCTCGAACATCACTGGATTGACGTCACGCCACAGATCGTCGGTCTGTACTTCGGCTCAACGATACACGAAGTCGCTCAGGTCGTTGCCGCCGGACATGCCGTTGATGGTGCGACGGAAAACATCGCCGTCATCAGCAAGATGCTGCGCGTGATGATGCTGGCCCCTTTCCTTCTCATTCTTGGGTTTTACCTGCAAAAAACGACGCAAAAAAGTGACGCGGAAGACGCGATTCCACTGATGTTCCCGTGGTTTGCTCTGGGATTTATCGCCGTCGCGGCCTTCAATTCCTTCCAGCTACTTTCACCTGCGCTCGTCACGCAGTTGGTACAACTCGATAATGTGCTGTTGACCATGGCGATGGTTGCGCTGGGGCTCACAACCCGATTCAGCGCCATCCGTCAGGCCGGCGCAAAACCGCTGCTTCTGGCACTCGTTCTGTTTCTCTGGCTGGTCGTTGGCGGTGCGGGAATCAATCTGTTCTTCGAGCATTTATTCAGCTAA